A window from Dromaius novaehollandiae isolate bDroNov1 chromosome 1, bDroNov1.hap1, whole genome shotgun sequence encodes these proteins:
- the LOC112990571 gene encoding putative protein ARB2BP yields the protein MVMTNFTEEHMWLQMEHELSLRKLVEGSEYQEQLKYDFNIKGELRHLDTNESFVFNYYKNAHERNHKRYQILGHLLTQYVYELLERVCMLQKVYIPTDATEDEPRSFFFMSEKALTNTCSLTVLLQDRGVFRAGQWGQKTIISEGLDHGTQIPFIKMALQSHGGVIVLNPNDNLMDLKIENERLSISTREESLSSTQSPWSIPKRCSSSPEEHTMYVWDHFISKSAAKNVAFIAHGYGGLVFIDLLMQRKWEVMNKVYSVAFIDSMHNTEHQTRNDPQIQEWIQKYCREWVSNDKPLDKPMGSLVKMNCPTVSAGTEKYGLAPSYCLHAIFKYLKRALKAKTVTAFARSPIATRSSTSKKKDNK from the exons ATGGTGATGACAAATTTTACAGAAGAGCATATG TGGTTACAAATGGAGCACGAACTAAGCTTGAGGAAACTAGTAGAGGGTTCAGAGTATCAAGAACAACTGAAGTACGACTTCAATATAAAAGGGGAATTGAGGCATCTGGACACCAATGAGTCCTTTGTTTTCAATTATTACAAGAATGCACATGAAAGGAATCATAAACGCTATCAAATATTGGGACATCTGCTTACCCAATATGTTTATGAGCTCCTGGAAAGAGTTTGCATGCTGCAGAAAGTCTATATTCCTACTGATGCTACAGAAGATGAACCGAGAAGTTTCTTTTTCATGAGTGAGAAAGCACTGACAAATACCTGTAGCCTAACTGTCCTTCTTCAAGACCGTGGAGTCTTTCGGGCTGGACAGTGGGGGCAAAAGACCATTATCAGTGAGGGCTTGGACCACGGAACACAAATACCATTCATCAAAATGGCCCTTCAAAGCCATGGGGGAGTGATTGTACTGAATCCCAATGACAACCTCATGGATCTGAAGATAGAAAATGAGAGGTTAAGCATTTCTACCAGGGAAGAATCATTGTCTTCTACACAGTCCCCCTGGTCAATCCCCAAGaggtgcagcagcagccctgAGGAACATACCATGTATGTATGGgatcattttatttcaaagagtGCAGCCAAGAATGTGGCCTTCATTGCCCATGGCTATGGTGGCTTGGTGTTCATTGATCTGCTCATGCAGAGAAAATGGGAGGTAATGAATAAAGTGTACTCTGTGGCATTCATCGACTCCATGCACAATACAGAGCACCAGACTAGAAATGATCCACAAATACAAGAATGGATACAAAAATATTGCCGTGAATGGGTGTCAAATGATAAGCCTCTAGATAAACCCATGGGTTCCCTTGTGAAAATGAACTGTCCTACTGTCTCTGCTGGAACTGAAAAGTATGGTTTAGCACCTTCCTATTGCTTACATGCCATCTTTAAATACCTGAAGAGAGCACTGAAAGCCAAGACCGTAACAGCCTTTGCACGTTCACCTATTGCAACCCGAAGCAGCACAAGTAAGAAGAAagataataaataa
- the TXNL4B gene encoding thioredoxin-like protein 4B, with translation MSFLLPQLTCKKEVDQAIKSVAEKVLVLRFGRDSDPVCLQLDDILAKTSHDLSKMAVIYLVDVNKVPVYTQYFDISYIPSTVFFFNGQHMKVDYGSPDHTKFVGSFKTKQDFIDLIEVIYRGAMRGKLIVRSPIDPNNIPKYDLLYQGI, from the exons ATGAGTTTTCTGCTGCCTCAGCTGACCTGTAAGAAGGAGGTGGATCAGGCAATAAAGAGCGTCGCAGAGAAGGTTTTGGTTCTTCGGTTTGGAAGAGACAGCGATCCCGTTTGTCTGCAGCTGGATGATATT CTTGCAAAGACATCTCATGACCTAAGTAAAATGGCAGTCATTTACCTGGTGGATGTGAACAAGGTGCCAGTGTACACCCAGTATTTTGACATCAGTTATATTCCATCTACTGTCTTTTTCTTCAATGGACAACACATGAAGGTTGATTATGG GTCTCCAGATCATACTAAATTTGTAGGAAgcttcaaaacaaagcaagactTTATAGATCTGATTGAAGTGATTTACCGTGGTGCAATGCGTGGAAAGCTCATTGTGAGAAGTCCTATCGATCCCAATAATATTCCTAAATATGACCTTCTCTACCAAGGAATTTAA
- the TRMT10C gene encoding tRNA methyltransferase 10 homolog C produces the protein MQSVNMLLKNFVRCSAFPFAVQHGMKKDLFGLCRTLILSPCLKEGSSHNPSEKLDLDEWKKVMKSGLQEVSETVSEHEELSTLAAARETVEMWRLAGRSVPENISEDQLKTFIECPSKSSKKKYLKYLHLKELYKKNDKRKMDEKRERRLETQDKASKTDEIKRNSFTCLWANAIDKTHNWRAAQAMVFGQPLVFDMSFENDMSPREVTNTVRQIVLSEGCNRKSVDPFHIHFCNLKENSQYHREFMKYYREAWDKLLITVTDQCYTNVFPKDKIIYLTADSPKVMKTFDHDKIYIIGSMVDRSIKTGVSLAQAKRLGLETACLPLEKYLLWNTGAKNLTLDQMMRILLTLKDTGDWRKALEFVPKRKYCGFVGRSVHELKKSLSLMNTLKHGKRQEEVRKQFAKNYSKKLTQK, from the coding sequence ATGCAGTCTGTGAATATGCTTCTGAAAAACTTTGTCAGGTGTTCTGCCTTTCCCTTTGCTGTGCAACATGGGATGAAAAAGGATTTGTTTGGACTCTGTAGAACTCTGATTTTATCACCTTGCTTGAAGGAGGGCTCTTCACACAATCCGTCTGAAAAGCTAGATTTGGATGAGTGGAAGAAGGTAATGAAGTCTGGGTTGCAAGAAGTCAGTGAGACAGTCTCTGAGCATGAGGAGCTTTCTACTTTAGCTGCTGCACGTGAGACTGTGGAGATGTGGAGACTGGCTGGCAGATCAGTTCCTGAAAATATCAGTGAAGACCAGCTAAAAACTTTCATAGAATGTCCTTCCAAGTCATctaaaaagaagtatttaaagTACTTGCATCTAAAAGAACTTtacaagaaaaatgacaaaagaaagatggatgagaagagggaaagaaggCTGGAAACCCAAGACAAAGCTTCAAAAACTGATGAGATCAAAAGGAATTCATTCACCTGTTTGTGGGCCAATGCTATAGATAAAACACACAACTGGAGGGCCGCTCAGGCTATGGTCTTTGGCCAACCTCTAGTATTTGACATGTCTTTTGAAAATGATATGTCACCCAGAGAAGTAACAAATACAGTTAGACAGATAGTACTCAGTGAAGGTTGTAATCGAAAATCTGTGGATCCATTCCACATTCACTTCTGTAACTTGAAAGAAAACAGCCAGTATCATAGGGAATTTATGAAGTATTACAGAGAGGCATGGGACAAATTACTTATCACTGTGACAGACCAGTGCTACACAAATGTCTTTCCAAAGGACAAGATTATCTATCTGACAGCTGATTCTCCCAAAGTCATGAAGACATTCGATCACGATAAAATCTATATCATTGGGTCAATGGTTGACAGAAGCATAAAGACGGGAGTTTCTTTAGCACAAGCAAAACGATTGGGGCTGGAAACTGCGTGCCTTCCATTGGAGAAGTACTTGCTTTGGAACACAGGTGCCAAAAACCTCACGTTGGACCAAATGATGCGTATTTTATTAACGCTGAAAGATACTGGAGACTGGAGGAAGGCTCTGGAATTTGTTCCAAAAAGGAAATATTGTGGCTTTGTAGGCAGGTCTGTGCATGAACTGAAGAAAAGCTTAAGTCTGATGAACACACTTAAACATGGAAAGAGACAGGAAGAAGTACGAAAACAATTTGCAAAGAACTACTCTAAGAAGCTAACACAGAAGTAG